The following proteins are co-located in the Numida meleagris isolate 19003 breed g44 Domestic line chromosome 8, NumMel1.0, whole genome shotgun sequence genome:
- the NKAP gene encoding NF-kappa-B-activating protein, whose amino-acid sequence RANLFFFSSDEHTPVEDEEAKSKSSSSDSSSEEEKRKKKKKRKKKKRKASKRKHRKHSEDSDSESESDQSSSDEDKKKSKKKKRKHRKKKYKKRKNKKSRKESSDSSSEDSDDETLQGEDLWIERSKNTEADSLIGPEAPKTHASQDDRPLNYGHALLPGEGAAMAEYVKAGKRIPRRGEIGLTSEEIASFESSGYVMSGSRHRRMEAVRLRKENQIYSADEKRALASFNQEERRKRENKILASFREMVYRKTKGKEEK is encoded by the exons agagcaaacttatttttctttagttctgATGAACATACGCCAGTAGAAGATGAAGAGGCAAAATCCAAGAGTAGCTCTTCGGATTCCAGCTCGGAAG aggaaaaaaggaaaaagaagaagaaaagaaagaagaaaaagcgGAAGGCGTCCAAAcgaaaacacagaaaacattctgagGACAGCGACAGTGAGTCTGAGTCCGACCAGAGCTCCAGTg atgaagataaaaagaaaagcaaaaagaagaaaaggaagcacaGGAA GAAGAAgtataagaaaaggaaaaataaaaagagccGGAAGGAATCCAGTGATTCAAGTAGCGAAGATTCTGATGATGAAACACTTCAAGGAGAAGATCTCTGGATTGAGAGATCAA AAAATACGGAAGCTGATAGCTTGATTGGACCAGAAGCTCCCAAAACACACGCGTCTCAAGACGATAGGCCTTTGAA cTATGGGCATGCCCTGTTGCCGGGTGAAGGTGCGGCAATGGCAGAGTATGTAAAAGCAGGAAAACGCATACCTCGGAGAGGTGAGATTGGCTTGACCAGTGAAGAAATCGCATCATTCGAGAGCTCTGGTTACGTAATGAGTGGCAGCAG ACATCGTCGAATGGAAGCTGTGCGTCTGCGTAAAGAGAACCAAATTTACAGCGCAGATGAAAAGAGAGCTCTGGCATCCTTCAAccaggaggagaggagaaaaagagagaataagaTCCTTGCAAGCTTTCGAGAGATGGTCTACAGGAAGACTAagggcaaagaagaaaaataa
- the AKAP14 gene encoding A-kinase anchor protein 14 isoform X1 encodes MDKEKENAAIEKAAHTIVKNGIRAAQEYYLNNVQKEAAEAEYAVKNIQWITCENFTVERGQQQIEEYISQTWELHESWLHCSEFLREEDLQYSKRYHYGVIWSIPTRRKPIPLATASTYFVIEISKIKPITLPVEVFFFLESSRLIHRPEYCRFREKWLKDIIENKIILRERLKLP; translated from the exons ATggacaaggaaaaggaaaatgctgccaTTGAGAAGGCAGCGCACACAATTGTGAAAAATGGGATACGTGCTGCACAAGAATATTATCTAAATAAtgtgcagaaagaagcagcag AAGCTGAATACGCTGTCAAAAATATTCAGTGGATCACGTGTGAAAACTTCACAGTGGAGAGGGGCCAGCAGCAAATTGAAGAATACATTTCC CAGACGTGGGAGCTTCACGAGAGCTGGCTTCACTGCTCAGAGTTTCTCCGGGAAGAAGATCTTCAGTACAGCAAGAGGTACCATTATGGAGTTATCTGGAGCATCCCAACGCGCAGAAAACCCATCCCACTAGCAACAGCAAGCACCTATTTTGTGATAGAGATCTCCAAAATCAAACCCATC ACCCTGCCTGTGGAGGTATTCTTTTTTCTGGAGTCCAGCAGGCTGATTCACAG ACCAGAGTACTGTCGATTTAGAGAAAAGTGGTTGAAGGACatcattgaaaataaaatcatcctCAGGGAAAGGCTTAAATTACCATGA
- the AKAP14 gene encoding A-kinase anchor protein 14 isoform X2 — MDKEKENAAIEKAAHTIVKNGIRAAQEYYLNNVQKEAAEAEYAVKNIQWITCENFTVERGQQQIEEYISTWELHESWLHCSEFLREEDLQYSKRYHYGVIWSIPTRRKPIPLATASTYFVIEISKIKPITLPVEVFFFLESSRLIHRPEYCRFREKWLKDIIENKIILRERLKLP; from the exons ATggacaaggaaaaggaaaatgctgccaTTGAGAAGGCAGCGCACACAATTGTGAAAAATGGGATACGTGCTGCACAAGAATATTATCTAAATAAtgtgcagaaagaagcagcag AAGCTGAATACGCTGTCAAAAATATTCAGTGGATCACGTGTGAAAACTTCACAGTGGAGAGGGGCCAGCAGCAAATTGAAGAATACATTTCC ACGTGGGAGCTTCACGAGAGCTGGCTTCACTGCTCAGAGTTTCTCCGGGAAGAAGATCTTCAGTACAGCAAGAGGTACCATTATGGAGTTATCTGGAGCATCCCAACGCGCAGAAAACCCATCCCACTAGCAACAGCAAGCACCTATTTTGTGATAGAGATCTCCAAAATCAAACCCATC ACCCTGCCTGTGGAGGTATTCTTTTTTCTGGAGTCCAGCAGGCTGATTCACAG ACCAGAGTACTGTCGATTTAGAGAAAAGTGGTTGAAGGACatcattgaaaataaaatcatcctCAGGGAAAGGCTTAAATTACCATGA
- the NDUFA1 gene encoding NADH dehydrogenase [ubiquinone] 1 alpha subcomplex subunit 1, with the protein MWYEILPGMAIMGVCLSIPGLSTVYMHRWCNGGKEKRIARYPYQWTLMERDRRLSGVNKYYVSKGLENID; encoded by the exons ATGTGGTACGAGATCCTACCTGGCATGGCCATCATGGGCGTCTGCCTCAGCATCCCCGGTCTCTCCACCGTCTACATGCACCGGTGGTGCAACGGCGGCAAG GAGAAGAGGATTGCCCGCTATCCATACCAATGGACGCTGATGGAGAGGGACCGGAGGCTGTCGGGGGTCAACAAGTACTACGTGTCCAAG gGTCTGGAGAACATAGACTAA
- the UPF3B gene encoding regulator of nonsense transcripts 3B codes for MKEDKENARPKERRGAPAGPGAALGAGSGVAGGSDGRTGGSAELERLERPKDKKETLSKVVIRRLPPSLTREQLEEHLQPLPEHDYFEFFANDSSLYPHVFSRAYINFRNQEDIVLFRDRFDGYVFVDHKGQEYAAIVEFAPFQKAAKKKSKKKDAKTGTIEDDPEYKKFLESYSADDEKLTSTPETLLEEIEARNKELIAKKTTPLLNFLKNKQRLREEKREERRRRELERKRQREEERRKWKEEERRKRKEAEKLKKVDRCPEKERDRSKEEPKIKLLKKPEKDEKDLEKKEKSKKLEKETLREEKNASSASAKRSDGETKEEKAKKSEDECVKDYRDRDRDFERDREYERAQREKLRRQEEERRRQKERFEKEKVFRRKEEEVKKERDLLRDKGKKSDLTDFTCGTDKSEKVTKDDKKEDTVKRDRIRNKDRPAMQLYQPGARSRSRLCQYEDSAAKAADQGAEKKQESESSNTKEEE; via the exons ATGAAGGAGGACAAGGAGAACGCCAGGCCCAAGGAGCGGCGCGGGGCTCCCGCCGGGCCGGGAGCGGCTCTGGGAGCCGGCTCGGGGGTGGCGGGCGGCTCGGACGGGAGGACCGGCGGCAGCGCTGAGCTCGAGCGGCTGGAGCGGCCCAAGGACAAGAAGGAGACGCTGAGCAAG GTGGTGATCCGGCGGCTGCCGCCCAGCCTCACCcgggagcagctggaggaacacctgcagcccctgcccgAGCACGACTACTTCGAGTTCTTCGCCAACGACTCCAG CCTGTACCCGCACGTCTTCTCCCGGGCTTACATCAACTTCAGGAACCAGGAGGACATCGTGCTGTTCCGAGACCGCTTCGACGGCTATGTCTTCGTGGATCACAAAG GTCAGGAATATGCTGCCATAGTAGAGTTTGCACCTTTCCAGAAAGCTgcaaaaaagaagagcaagaaaaaggaTGCCAAAACGGGGACAATTGAAGATG ATCCAGAGTACAAGAAGTTTTTGGAAAGTTACAGTGCAGATGATGAGAAGTTAACCTCCACTCCTGAAACTTTGTTGGAGGAAATAGAGGCAAGAAACAAGGAGCTGATAG CTAAAAAGACTACTCCCTTACTGAACTTCTTGAAGAATAAGCAG AGgctcagagaggaaaagagagaggaaaggaggagaagagaactggaaagaaaaagacaaagagaagaagaaagaagaaaatggaaggaagaagagagaagaaagagaaaagaagcagaaaaattgaAGAAGGTAGACAGAtgtccagaaaaagaaagagacagatcAAAAGAAGAACCAAAGATTAAG cTACTTAAGAAGCctgaaaaagatgagaaagacttggagaaaaaagaaaaatccaagaaactggaaaaagagactctgagggaggaaaaaaatgcgAGTAGTGCATCTGCCAAACGATCTGATGGGGAgacaaaagaagagaaggcaaaaaa aTCGGAAGATGAGTGTGTAAAGGACTACAGGGATCGAGATAGAGATTTTGAAAGAGACAGAGAATATGAGAGAGCACAGAGGGAGAAACTGAGGCGCCAAGAAGAAGAGCGTCGGAGGCAGAAAGAGCgctttgagaaagaaaaggtttttagaagaaaagaggaagaggtgaaaaaggagagagacttGCTCAGAgataagggaaagaaaagtgatCTTACAGACTTTACCTGCGGCACGGACAAATCTGAGAAAGTAACCAAAGACGACAAAAAAGAGGATACAGTTAAGAGGGATCGTATCAGAAACAAG gATCGTCCAGCGATGCAGCTGTACCAGCCCGGAGCCCGAAGCCGAAGCAGATTGTGTCAGTATGAAGACAGTGCTGCCAAGGCCGCAGATCAGGGAGCGGAGAAGAAACAAGAGAGTGAGAGCAGTAACACGAAGGAAGAGGAGTGA
- the RPL39 gene encoding 60S ribosomal protein L39, producing MGATRFCTKPNKRPQSHGAAVRHSAPRRKGALCPGARAAPAAPPSPRPFRLFRSRHRRDAWQRSAMSSHKTFKIKRFLAKKQKQNRPIPQWIRMKTGNKIRYNSKRRHWRRTKLGL from the exons ATGGGAGCCACT CGGTTTTGTACTAAGCCCAATAAACGCCCGCAATCTCACGGTGCCGCAGTGCGTCACTCAGCGCCGCGCCGCAAGGGGGCGCTGTGCCCAGGGGCCCGTgccgctcccgccgccccgcccTCGCCGCGCCCCTTCCGCCTCTTCCGCAGCCGCCATCGCCGAGACGCCTGGCAGCGCAGCGCCATG TCGTCTCacaagaccttcaagatcaaaCGCTTCCTTGCgaagaagcagaagcaaaaccGCCCCATCCCGCAGTGGATTCGCATGAAAACGGGCAATAAGATCAG GTACAACTCCAAAAGGAGACACTGGAGAAGGACCAAGCTGGGCTTGTAA